A part of Timaviella obliquedivisa GSE-PSE-MK23-08B genomic DNA contains:
- a CDS encoding DUF4347 domain-containing protein, whose protein sequence is MSAIAPVKSLVFIDAAVVDYQSLIDGLVPGTEAIVLDPAQDGVEQMTATLANRSDIQSVHIVSHGSSGSLQLGAATLNGESIDRYQAQLQGWRSALTEDADILLYGCNVAAGDTGAAFIQQVRQLTRAEIAASAQPTGNPALGGDWELEITTKSMLMPQAFLPEVLEAYPFVLAPPELSGNDRAAILGAPGDPAWLTDVVNKVQATGLFSLVDSFKVGGTGAVTPTLAQLQNYGSILVFSDTGFQNATLLGDTLANYVDSGRGVVVSTFALGGGATLGGRWNTGGYSPVVIGGSSTGTATLGTIFNPAHPIVQGVSSFSGGTSSYRATGTANPSATVVANWSDNRLLAVDLQTFNGGIVGLNFYPPSSTVRGDFWNAATQGALLMGNALEYIGGSAVRSTATEDAVSYNINLLANATDPDGDPLNVSNLILASGNATGVTVIGNDLSVSPSAYNFLSSGQSEIINYSYNIIDGNGGSIAQTAKITITGLNDAPVLTGSATLTAIDEDVLDVANTGTKVSALINGLITDVDGDPKAIAITGVDNTKGVWQYSTDGGAIWTNFSATPSDGTATVLGATSFYQASLGTAPTAQGQLSFTNLNPVTPAQLGTQTFDSSGTILNTDVDSNIYAGYSNFSGATPVNPPLPKLDNVEGYSVSFNLQLLTESHTNSNRAGFSIIVVSNDKTKAIELGFQDGNIFAQKDAGFTADESVTFNTKQSIDYRLEVLGNSYTLFANNAPILTGALRDYSAFSGAIDPYETPNFIFLGDDSTSAQGSFNLSQVVVQTDNRVRFVPNANENGNSTINFRAWDTTDGASAGAIVDASVNGGINAYSAVAETATIAVTAVNDAPTISGTPAVTIAEDSLYSFIPSAIDVDLGDSLTFSITNQPTWASFNSATGELSGTPINGDVGTTTGIIISVSDGIAPPVDLPAFDLAVTNTNDAPTISGTPAVTIAEDSPYSFIPTAIDVDLGDTLTFSIVNKPSWATFNPATGELSGTPINGDVGTTNGIIISVSDGIAAPVDLPAFNLAVTNTNDAPTISGTPAVTIAEDSSYSFIPTAIDIDSGDTLTFSIVNKPSWATFNPATGELSGTPINGDVGTTNGIIISVSDGIAAPVDLPAFNLAVTNTNDAPTISGTPAVTIAEDSPYSFIPTATDVDLGDTLAFSIVNKPTWATFNSTTGELSGTPVNGNVGTTTGIIISVSDGTTTVALSPFDLGVTNVNDAPTVTTAIVDQAATEDTLFTFAVPPNSFTDIDAGDTLTYTATQSDNAPLPLWLTFNATNQTFSGTPANGDIGNFDIKVTAKDSANATVEDIFSLTVNSVNDAPTLDNPIADQPATEDTLFTFAVPTNTFSDVDTGDILTYTATQADDTPLPSWLTFNATTQTFSGTPLNAQVGSLNVKVKATDTGLLTAEDSFTMTIANTNDTPTVTNAIADQSATEDIPFTFTLPTNTFTDVDAGDSLTYTATLANSSPLPTWLAFNPISRTFSGTPRNANVGNLDLKVKVTDKAGAIAEDIFVVKVANVNQPPGVGTPITPVPQQVTATQAFTLKIPTGAFTDPDAGDSLTFSASLESGAPLPPWLVFDAKAASFSGIPDFPSVGNLSLKVNATDAQGSRTSQLVRFTIANPTGITGISTALIDFSGGKKGVTRKAKKGQLLRGTHRSDILRGTKGNDRINSGRRSDSHGKDKLYGFNGNDRLKAGGGNDYVDGGQGNDFLKGGRGRDLLLGGEGNDRILGGDGDDILVGGSGADILAGGNGRDIFAFANINEGKDAIVDFSPTEDLIDLRSLFAQPQFAGATPYVRYLKYVQMTQVGTSTEIKIDADGSGVGNTFTTLATLNNIGIGAMGSRNFVIS, encoded by the coding sequence ATGTCTGCGATCGCCCCTGTTAAGTCTCTTGTTTTTATCGATGCCGCTGTCGTTGATTACCAAAGTTTGATTGATGGTTTAGTGCCTGGAACTGAGGCGATCGTGCTTGACCCTGCTCAGGATGGGGTTGAGCAAATGACAGCAACGCTGGCGAATCGGAGCGACATTCAAAGCGTGCATATTGTCTCGCACGGCAGTTCGGGAAGTCTACAACTGGGGGCGGCAACGCTGAATGGGGAGTCGATCGATCGCTATCAAGCACAGCTACAAGGGTGGCGATCGGCGTTGACCGAGGATGCAGATATCTTGCTGTATGGTTGCAACGTCGCTGCTGGAGATACTGGAGCAGCATTTATTCAGCAGGTACGACAATTAACAAGGGCTGAAATTGCAGCTTCTGCTCAACCGACAGGCAACCCTGCACTAGGTGGTGACTGGGAATTAGAAATTACAACAAAGTCCATGCTGATGCCCCAGGCTTTTTTGCCTGAGGTGCTAGAAGCTTATCCATTTGTGCTGGCACCTCCTGAACTAAGTGGAAATGATAGGGCTGCTATTCTAGGTGCTCCTGGTGATCCAGCATGGCTCACTGATGTTGTTAACAAGGTTCAAGCCACAGGACTCTTTAGCTTGGTAGATTCATTCAAGGTGGGAGGAACGGGGGCTGTCACCCCAACGTTGGCACAGTTGCAAAACTATGGCAGTATTTTGGTCTTCAGTGATACTGGTTTTCAAAACGCAACCCTACTAGGAGATACGCTAGCAAACTATGTAGACTCAGGCAGGGGGGTTGTGGTTAGCACCTTTGCTTTAGGGGGTGGTGCTACCTTGGGCGGACGATGGAATACCGGAGGCTATAGCCCGGTTGTAATTGGCGGTTCATCAACTGGGACAGCCACTCTAGGTACCATATTTAATCCCGCTCACCCCATTGTGCAAGGTGTCTCCAGTTTTAGCGGGGGTACAAGTAGTTATCGCGCCACTGGGACAGCAAATCCGAGTGCGACAGTGGTTGCGAATTGGAGTGACAACAGACTACTTGCAGTCGATTTGCAAACCTTTAATGGTGGAATTGTGGGGTTAAATTTTTACCCGCCTTCATCAACTGTAAGAGGAGATTTTTGGAATGCTGCAACCCAAGGTGCCTTGCTCATGGGGAATGCTCTTGAGTATATAGGAGGTTCAGCGGTAAGGAGCACTGCAACAGAAGATGCGGTTAGTTACAACATTAATTTGCTTGCCAATGCAACAGACCCTGACGGAGATCCCTTAAATGTCAGTAACCTGATCCTTGCAAGTGGCAATGCTACGGGTGTAACTGTCATTGGCAACGATTTAAGCGTTAGCCCTAGCGCCTACAACTTCCTGAGCAGTGGTCAAAGCGAAATTATTAACTATAGCTACAACATCATTGATGGCAATGGTGGCAGTATTGCTCAAACTGCCAAAATTACCATAACTGGTCTTAACGATGCTCCTGTTTTAACAGGTAGTGCAACGCTGACAGCCATTGATGAAGACGTTTTAGATGTAGCAAATACGGGCACAAAAGTTTCGGCTTTAATTAACGGACTGATTACCGACGTAGATGGTGATCCGAAAGCGATCGCCATTACAGGCGTAGACAACACCAAGGGCGTTTGGCAATATTCTACCGATGGCGGCGCTATTTGGACAAACTTTAGCGCAACCCCCTCTGATGGTACGGCAACTGTCCTGGGTGCTACCTCCTTCTACCAAGCAAGTTTGGGCACTGCTCCGACTGCTCAAGGGCAATTATCATTCACCAATCTCAACCCTGTTACGCCTGCCCAACTGGGAACGCAAACCTTTGACAGCAGCGGTACCATCCTGAACACCGATGTTGATAGCAATATCTATGCTGGCTACAGTAACTTCTCCGGTGCGACTCCGGTTAATCCGCCCTTGCCCAAGCTCGATAACGTAGAGGGTTACAGCGTCTCCTTTAACCTACAACTGTTGACGGAATCTCACACCAACTCCAACCGGGCTGGGTTCAGCATCATTGTAGTCAGCAACGACAAAACTAAGGCGATCGAACTGGGCTTCCAAGATGGCAACATCTTTGCCCAAAAAGATGCTGGGTTTACAGCGGATGAGAGCGTGACATTCAACACCAAGCAATCCATCGATTATCGCTTAGAGGTGTTGGGCAATAGCTACACCCTGTTTGCTAACAACGCTCCCATTCTGACCGGAGCTTTACGCGATTACTCTGCCTTTAGTGGCGCGATCGATCCCTACGAAACCCCAAACTTCATCTTTTTAGGCGATGATTCCACCTCTGCCCAGGGCAGCTTTAACCTCAGCCAAGTGGTTGTGCAAACAGATAACCGAGTGCGCTTTGTACCAAACGCCAATGAGAACGGAAACTCTACGATTAACTTTAGAGCTTGGGATACAACAGATGGTGCGAGTGCAGGGGCGATCGTTGACGCTTCTGTGAACGGAGGCATTAACGCCTATAGTGCTGTCGCTGAAACCGCAACGATCGCCGTCACTGCGGTCAACGATGCTCCCACCATCAGCGGTACTCCAGCCGTCACGATCGCTGAAGACAGCCTCTACAGCTTCATTCCTAGTGCGATCGATGTTGATTTAGGCGATTCGCTCACTTTCTCCATCACCAACCAACCGACTTGGGCAAGCTTCAATTCTGCCACTGGGGAACTAAGCGGCACACCTATCAATGGCGATGTGGGCACAACCACTGGCATCATCATCAGTGTGAGCGATGGTATTGCCCCACCTGTTGATCTGCCAGCATTTGACTTAGCTGTCACAAACACCAACGATGCTCCGACGATCAGTGGTACTCCTGCTGTCACGATCGCCGAAGATAGCCCTTATAGCTTTATTCCTACTGCGATCGATGTTGATTTAGGCGATACCCTGACCTTCTCCATCGTCAACAAGCCATCTTGGGCAACTTTTAACCCTGCCACTGGAGAACTGAGCGGCACACCTATTAATGGCGATGTCGGCACGACCAACGGCATCATCATTAGCGTCAGTGATGGCATTGCTGCACCCGTTGATCTGCCAGCATTTAACTTAGCGGTCACGAACACCAACGATGCTCCCACCATCAGCGGTACTCCAGCCGTCACGATCGCCGAAGATAGTTCTTATAGCTTTATTCCTACTGCGATCGATATTGACTCAGGCGATACCCTGACCTTCTCCATCGTCAACAAGCCATCTTGGGCAACTTTTAATCCTGCCACTGGAGAACTGAGCGGCACACCTATTAATGGCGATGTCGGCACGACCAACGGCATCATCATTAGTGTCAGTGATGGCATTGCTGCACCTGTTGACCTCCCGGCATTTAACCTGGCTGTAACTAACACCAACGATGCTCCGACGATCAGCGGTACTCCAGCAGTAACGATCGCCGAAGATAGTCCTTACAGCTTTATTCCCACAGCTACCGATGTTGATTTAGGCGATACGCTCGCCTTCTCCATCGTCAACAAACCGACCTGGGCAACTTTTAACTCTACCACTGGAGAACTGAGCGGCACACCCGTTAATGGCAATGTTGGCACGACCACTGGCATCATTATCAGCGTTAGCGATGGCACTACTACAGTCGCTCTATCACCATTCGATCTTGGCGTGACCAACGTCAACGATGCGCCAACAGTAACGACTGCGATCGTCGATCAAGCTGCTACCGAAGATACTCTTTTCACTTTTGCAGTTCCTCCCAACTCCTTTACTGACATTGATGCAGGTGATACCCTTACCTACACTGCCACTCAATCAGACAATGCTCCACTACCTCTTTGGCTCACCTTTAACGCAACCAACCAAACTTTCAGCGGCACGCCCGCCAATGGTGATATCGGTAACTTCGACATTAAAGTAACGGCTAAAGATAGCGCAAATGCTACGGTCGAAGATATCTTTAGCCTCACCGTTAATAGCGTTAATGATGCTCCCACCCTCGACAATCCGATCGCCGATCAACCTGCAACTGAAGATACTCTCTTTACCTTCGCAGTTCCTACCAACACCTTTAGTGATGTTGATACAGGCGATATTCTCACCTACACCGCCACCCAAGCAGACGACACTCCGCTACCCAGTTGGCTCACCTTCAATGCAACCACCCAAACCTTCAGCGGTACACCGCTCAATGCCCAAGTCGGCAGCTTAAACGTCAAAGTAAAAGCCACAGATACAGGGCTTTTAACGGCTGAAGATAGCTTTACGATGACGATCGCCAACACCAACGACACGCCAACCGTAACGAACGCGATCGCCGATCAATCTGCAACCGAAGACATACCTTTTACCTTCACTCTTCCTACCAACACCTTTACCGATGTCGATGCAGGCGACAGCCTTACCTACACCGCTACCCTTGCCAACAGTTCTCCACTCCCAACCTGGCTTGCTTTTAACCCCATCAGCCGCACCTTCAGCGGCACTCCCCGCAACGCCAACGTTGGCAACCTCGACCTCAAAGTCAAAGTTACAGACAAAGCAGGTGCAATAGCTGAAGATATCTTTGTGGTCAAAGTTGCCAATGTCAACCAACCCCCAGGGGTTGGCACCCCCATTACTCCTGTCCCTCAACAGGTCACAGCGACCCAAGCCTTCACCCTCAAAATTCCTACAGGCGCATTTACCGACCCCGATGCAGGCGACAGCCTCACCTTCTCCGCCAGCCTAGAGAGCGGTGCGCCCCTTCCCCCGTGGCTGGTATTCGACGCTAAAGCCGCATCATTTAGTGGTATTCCTGACTTCCCATCAGTCGGTAATTTGTCTCTGAAAGTCAATGCCACTGATGCTCAAGGGTCAAGAACAAGCCAGCTAGTAAGGTTTACGATCGCCAATCCCACTGGTATTACAGGCATATCGACTGCGTTAATTGACTTTTCGGGTGGCAAAAAAGGCGTTACTCGCAAAGCCAAGAAAGGGCAGCTTCTACGCGGCACTCACCGGAGCGACATTTTGAGAGGAACTAAGGGGAACGATCGCATCAACAGCGGCAGACGCAGCGATAGTCACGGCAAAGACAAGCTCTACGGCTTCAATGGCAACGATCGCCTTAAAGCAGGCGGC